Genomic window (Gasterosteus aculeatus chromosome 13, fGasAcu3.hap1.1, whole genome shotgun sequence):
AGATCGACGTCATAATCGCCAGCATCTCCTGAAGGGAAGAGGCCGGAGGTATAATGTAATATGCTTGGCACTGTCACAAATGCCGGGCTGTTCACGCACCTCTTTGGTGACATAGCCGTCCTTATTGATGTCGTAGAGGTTAAAGGCCCAGTTGAGCTTCTCGGTGACCGAACCTCTGAGCAGCACCGACAGGCCGATGACAAAGTCCTCGAAGCGGATTGAACCGTTTCTGTCCATGTCGAAAGcgttgaacaggaagtgagcgtACGTGGTTGCATCTGCGCAGCAAAAGGCAGTGGGGTTATAAATATATGTGCGTGCCGTATCTGCTGTCTTTCAAAGTGGACACATTATTCCTACGAGGTGCTTGGAAATACGGCCCGtcataatgtaataataataataacgacgtttatttatatagcacctttACAAATGAACCAGTGCTGTAAAGTAAACTTACACCAGCCGTGTATCACTCCAGCACATTTGTAGCGGTAGTTACTTGTTACTTAAAGTTAAAGGAGCCATATTATTCCCCTTTACAAAAAGTGGTTCTCTGTGGTCTGAATTAAATGaatttggtcaaaataccacaaggatccTTATTAACTGCACCCTTTTCAGCCGGCCTAAGAGAGCGCTGCTCAACAGCGACCCGTTTTGGGTCTTAATGCTAGTGAGCCAGGAAAAGACCTCCCCGCACGTCACCGTCTGTCAGATACAAACTATGTCGCTTTGAGCCAGAGTCTGAACAAGAGGCCCAACAAGTTCCACATTTAGGGTTCAACAGGACCTTTATAAACAATTTGCACAAACCCACCGGTCCGTTGTGCGGCGTCCTCTTTAAGAGTTTTACCACAAAAACATTGGATTAAGTGATACAAtacatttgtttctttcagtCTATAATTGAGTCGCTTAATTTCCACCGAACAAGAAATCAAATCAGTCAAATGAATTAAATCACTAGACTTGTTCAGTTAACATTGGGGTGTCTCCTAACAAGGCATAATGTAGTTAAAGTTATCTGATCATTACCTAAATACAACTTACATATTTATGCATTAAGAGTAACATTAAAACAATAGTATAATCTTCATAAATTAAATTTAGGGTCCACTACAATACTTTTACTTCTGATACCTTTGTGTCATTTTCTTCTGAAATAGTTCAATATTTTCCCTTGTAAgtataaacaaagaaataaacttGGGGACCTGCGTGAATGAAAGACAATATTTCCGAGCATTTGCTATCGGTCCCTAACGAGGAGGGACAAGAGGAGAGATTGTTTTAATGTCTAACCTCCTTGGGGAAAGAACTGAGAATAGATGGTCTTGAACGTCTCCTCATCAACCATCCCACTGGGACACTCCTGCTCAAGAAAGGAAGACAAGAAAAATAGAGTATGATTTGAGTCTATATAAAGCAGAGCAACGGCGCTAAAGCGACGAAGACCGTCTCTGCAGCCGGACGTACGTTCTTAAATCCTCGATAGAGCGACTGCAGCTCCTTCCTGGTGAACTtggtctgcagctgcagctggtcCAGACCCTCCGGCTGGTGACGCACCGTCGACAGCTCCAAGTCGCTGTCGCTGCTttctgtgggagggagggacagatggGACAGGGAGGGACAGGCagaaagacaggaagacaggaagagacgcagagggagaaagaccaggaggaggaagagggaggacggggcggACGTTGAGTGCGTGGACGCAGGTCGACATTTGGGCAAACGGGGAGGGGAGGCCTTTGCCGTAAAGCAGGGGGGGTAAAACGTGTGAGTTTCAGAGAGAGATTCAGCAAAAAACACTTCTTTTCttcatgtaataaaaaaaatcatttaagAAAGGCCACTGCGAGAAGTAACTCACATTATTAGTTACCAGTTCACACACGATGAAATAAAGCCAGTCGCAACTGGGAatagaaaggaggggggggggtctaagttggtgtgtacTATACTCACCATCTTGAGATgaagggtgaggaggaggaggaggaggaggaggacggagcagTGAagggatggagagaaagaaagtaaaTAGAGAACAAGAGTCTTTTACACACTACATTATATTCTGACAAAACATCAAGCAGAGCAGTGAGATATAATATTTCTGTGTAACGTAAACCAAACCCTGCAGGAGAGGGGGCTCAGACCCTTGTGTAATATGGCTTTgttcattaaaaataataagaCAGAGACAGCAGGAGACGACCTCCGACCTGCTTCACCAGATGAACACCCGGCATGATACAATGTGTAGATGTTGCATTACTCCAAACAAACGGTCATTTGATCATGACGTACCAGCAGAGCATCGCAGTTCATTATTGACCTTGAAAACTTCCGTTTGGCATAATAATCTTATATAATAATCTCCAGTAACGGTTGAGCTCTCAACcatattggaaaaaaagaaaactctggAAAAAAGGCTACATTAATTTGTCTTGATTTGTCTTTGGTCTAAATTGattgattttcctttttcatcACTTCCCGCTTCAattcaatgcattttattttgtttagcccaaaatcgcaaactacaaatttgcctcagagggctttacagtctgtacacatgcgacatcctctgtcccgaaaccctcacatccgcacaggaaacactccccaaaaaatgaaaaacccttccatggggaaaaaggagaagaacgctcagagagaaggtcagaggagggtccgtctcccgggatggacagacaatgtaaatgtaaacaatGTAAACTATATAAgatataatacattcaattcctgtgacagaaatgattatgatgagtagtaagcaggtgtacggcaagaccactgcagggacaaccaccaccatcaccaccatcaccaccatccccGCAGCCCTCACCACTGATTCATAATGCTGCATTCGTgctactgtgtgtatgtgtcatcGGAGTTACGAGTTCTATAACTTGTAAATAGCATCTGTTTCAGCCTCCGAGTTGTAACGACGACTGGAAAACCGATAAATCAGACTTACTCAAACAAAGATGAACAGTTCATTGTTTTCATTAACCCACACTTCAATTATTAATGAATATGGCATTAAATTGTCAACGCACCGTGTTGAAGTCATCACAAGACATGCTTAAGGAAAGAAGAAATCTTTCCCATCTCTACTACCACCCATCCCAAAGTTTCAAACTTCTTTTTATATCATGCAGCACCGTTAAAACGTATTAGCTAGTAAAGACTTCAGTAACTAAGAACAATCAAATTGATCAACTTTTGCATCACAAGCTGGCATTATTTTCACAAAGTACACCTTTAGAGAAGCTAAAGATAGTCGTACATCTCCTGTGAATGCAGGTTTCTATTCCTGCTGTTCAGGCCTATTCCCAGATGAACATGTTTCCCAGATAACATTAATATAACAATCAGTGGAAAACATCACATTATGCTAAAGTCATTTAACAACATTTTAGTTTCAGGTCAGATGTGTCAGTCTTAGTCCATATCGTCTCGTTTAATTGCATATAttagcaagctaacgttagctttgtcACCTGGTAAACTAAGATAAATTAGAACCTCCAAACAACCACATTACACCTCGTTCTTAAAGTCAAAACAGTTGTGTCCATAACAGCCTTTTATTATCAACGTTTCTTGACATTTCACTTACTCTTCTCTTCTCATGATCTACAACTTTCCACAGCTGCAGTCAAACAGCCTCTACAAGTATAACAAGTGGATAACAATTCAAATGTAACTCCAGCCTGTGCGATTCATGCcaaccctcctcctgctcctcctcctcctcctcctgctgcttctcctccccctcttcctcctcgtcattGCCCCTCACCCATGTTGTCTCACCGGTCTCAGTGATGTCGATCAGGCCGAGCAGGTGCATCAGTTTGAGGAACATGATCACCAGGCAGACGATGCCGACGGTCTGCAGTCCCTCCGACTCCCATCTCACACTCATcttcccctcttcttctttcttcccctcCACGGTCAATCTCGTTCCTTTACCCTTTTACATAGTTGGCATCGATCAAAACACCCTCTCCCTTTAATCCCTGTGACTCGTTGGGTCTCAACCTCTCTCcggtcttcttctctgctgtcgCTGAAGCAGTGCCACTCATTCATCGCTCCTTTTCTGCCACAAGTTAGTCTAATTTAGCTCCCCCCTTCTGCCTTTTTAATTGACTGGCGTTTTCTCCTCCCGCCCCTGCTCTCTCCTGCTCTAATGGATCTGTCCATGTTCTCCACAAGTAAGAGCAGCGTCCGATGGTCCAACTCCTTTGTTCAGAGTATTGCTGTGAAAATAACCCGAAAGTGAGAATAACCAAGATCTGAACTGCAGCGTTAATGGAAACCCTAATGAGACAGCGAGGAGgctcacaaactctcacacGCGTAGGTTGTTCTGGCACAAGCAGAGCGTTTGCTTGCGATTACTTTGCCTCTAGCTTGtgacaaaacaacttcaaaaatCCAGCACTGACTGAATGACTGATGCTGTGCAGCTTCCTCCTTTCACAGCTTATTCTCCCCCAAGCAGCCTGCTGCAAGTCTACCCCTTCCGACAaaaacaatgacccaagagACAGCAAAGCACTGAATATCTCAAAACCGACAAAGCTAACTGAAGATTAATAGTCTTTTTTCAGAACGTGGACACGCACGAGCCAGTTCGCCTTTAAGGAGCCAGAGAAGGTGGTGAGAAAAGGTCAACAGGTGCCCTGGATCCCATTTTCCCAGTCAGCTCCGTGATCCACTTTCTAATTGTTCCCCGTGTCTCCCCTGGGCTCAGTAACACAGATTTGATAATgtgtcacacagtcacactccTGTAATAGATGCTGCCTCTAGTGGAGACCACTAAAGAAACCGCAGACGCACAACTCCAGGAGGCGACTTCATCCCAGATATAGAAAAGtgattgtttctctctctctctctctctctctctctctgcacaatTGAGGTTTTTGGGAATTGCCCTTTTTATTCAACATGCCAAGTGTTTTACAAGCTAATAACAAAAGGCGAGAAAGAGAAATAGATTTCATCACGTCTAAATTTATTTATACAAAGCTGATTTTTAGGAGAATATTTCTTTGGGTTGAGTGTACTCGCAATTCATAAGACTTGTACTTTGTACTACTGATCAGAGTATACCGGCCTACCACAGTAGTGTAACAGACACGCTACATAAAGTACAAGTTCATCCAAAATTGCACTAAAATACAGTTCTTGAGTAAATGTACCCACTGCTGGTTGAATGATGCATTTCTGACGAACACAAAAATGAGCAAACAAGTCACAAATAAATCTCTAAAGTCACAAATAAACCTCTAGCTATCGATGTTATTCATCCTGCGAGAGTCAACTGTGCAGGACAAATATCAGACGTTGGTATCAGAGAACAAACAATACATACGTCTAAAGACAAGGCTACCTCTGGCATCGGGTGTCTTCCCAAAATAGGACCAAGCTGGACTGAACCCAAAATCGACATTGGAGCAGAGAGGACGGGACAACAATCAAATGTGCTGAGGCATTTGTCATCAATCAAtgcattttcaaaatcaaaGGCTCTTTTCTTGAGTGCTGATGATATAAATAATGCAACAAGTAAGATACCAGACCTGATTGGATTGCTGATTGCTAAAAGACATCTGATGCTCTGTtgatgctaaatgtggaaaaactggaTACACAGTATCAAAGATCCCCTCCAGACAAATAGAAATACTGAGCCAAACAATTATTTCTATGTCGAATGGAGGGGGAACAGTTTCCTTGTATAGTGTGAAGTACTTTTAATGCCTTTAATTCTCTTTTTTATCTCATCAAATGACATTACAAAACCATACACTACTTTAGTAGAAATGGGGATGAAGTCACAGCAaagatgtataaatatatatttgtttttttgaatgcTGCCAAACTGTTTCTGCTGTTGTTGAGTAGGTCTGGAACCACGGCTGACGGCTCATGATGAGGGACAGCCGGTGCCCTTCAGGGTCCTGGAGGAGTAGTCCAGGATCCAAATTTAGGCAGCCTCAGAGAAAGCCGGTTCGATAGCGCTTGTATAATTGATGGGAAGTAACGCAAAACCGGTGGGTTGGCCCCACcacagtgaggggggggtctgGTGGCGTTTGGGTGGAATTTTTACGATTGGAATGATTAAGAGGAGCGATAAATTATGAAAGTCGATTACTGGTGTTTTTTGTTGACTTTATTACTTGTGATTCAGAGCCATAGGAGAAGCACTAATGTGCCGACTGGAGCCTTCCTGTAATTGTTCTGCCTCACTCTGACTGGCTGGCACCCAAAACTGTAATCAAACGGAAATGCGTTGCTCAGAGAGCGGCTTCCCATCTCCCTGATACTGTCCCCAATGTACGCCGTCTACACCATCAAAGTGTTATGGTGCATCTCTTAGTaagcaaaaaaataacaacatcatCCCATTAGGAAGATTTAAAGAGGGACCATTACTTTCAAATACCTAAAAAAACAGTATCATTTGAATAGATCATGTCAGAAGGTTAGATGTATCCATTATGcattttgttgatttattattttcactGATGTAATAGCCGGGTAGTTCAATATACATTTGTGGTAATTCAAGTCAAACAAGACAGAATACTGTACACAGAAAACCAGTGCAGTCGGTTTGGGTTGCAGGGGGCAATTATTTGATTTAAAGTCAGCTAAaatattcatacatttattcTGCATTACATAAACTTGATTTGTAGATTATAAAAATGTTAGAAAGGCGAGGAAGAGCAGGAAGGAACACTTTATCTTTCAGTTCATCACCAAATTAGcaatgtagttttttttaccagatttaCCAGAAGATGAACATTGCTGAAGTTTATAGAAACTTGAAGCCGTTTATTTTACCACTCTATTTAGCATGTAGAAGCAGTACATAAAcatttcatgaatg
Coding sequences:
- the kcnip3b gene encoding calsenilin isoform X1; amino-acid sequence: MQADSKVVDGSLLGDANGVEPAPGRVKDSGKWQKPRFSRKALMKCCLVKWIIASTQPQDKESSDSDLELSTVRHQPEGLDQLQLQTKFTRKELQSLYRGFKNECPSGMVDEETFKTIYSQFFPQGDATTYAHFLFNAFDMDRNGSIRFEDFVIGLSVLLRGSVTEKLNWAFNLYDINKDGYVTKEEMLAIMTSIYDMMGRYTYPCVRDEAPSEHVDKFFQKMDKNRDGVVTIEEFIETCQKDENIMNSMQLFENVI
- the kcnip3b gene encoding calsenilin isoform X3; the encoded protein is MGIQGMELFAIAVVIILFMAVLKQFGIFEPMSSFEESSDSDLELSTVRHQPEGLDQLQLQTKFTRKELQSLYRGFKNECPSGMVDEETFKTIYSQFFPQGDATTYAHFLFNAFDMDRNGSIRFEDFVIGLSVLLRGSVTEKLNWAFNLYDINKDGYVTKEEMLAIMTSIYDMMGRYTYPCVRDEAPSEHVDKFFQKMDKNRDGVVTIEEFIETCQKDENIMNSMQLFENVI
- the kcnip3b gene encoding calsenilin isoform X2 produces the protein MSVRWESEGLQTVGIVCLVIMFLKLMHLLGLIDITETESSDSDLELSTVRHQPEGLDQLQLQTKFTRKELQSLYRGFKNECPSGMVDEETFKTIYSQFFPQGDATTYAHFLFNAFDMDRNGSIRFEDFVIGLSVLLRGSVTEKLNWAFNLYDINKDGYVTKEEMLAIMTSIYDMMGRYTYPCVRDEAPSEHVDKFFQKMDKNRDGVVTIEEFIETCQKDENIMNSMQLFENVI